A window of the Salvelinus alpinus chromosome 25, SLU_Salpinus.1, whole genome shotgun sequence genome harbors these coding sequences:
- the mtres1 gene encoding mitochondrial transcription rescue factor 1, with protein sequence MQGLLIQALALRQLGRLSTRKLLNPGLGPYWTEWCPRTLHTRQLCGSPSFLTLGTHKLPKRWNSARSKLVLHHVRFKSSKKKGGAKVVQEEEEDDEKDLEDSDYEDEPEDDPSVPKDYKDIEKYVQSFRYDVIMKAGLDIARNKVEDAFYGNKLWLNGQKLVKKSKLVKVGDTLDLVLSENKETDTVMLLRVIIKKELGESKDGDRYKVVLRRWKNIELPKQNAFKQ encoded by the exons ATGCAGGGATTGTTGATACAGGCACTGGCCCTGAGACAGTTGGGAAGGCTGAGTACCCGAAAGCTGCTGAACCCTGGACTGGGACCTTACTGGACAGAATGGTGCCCAAGGACACTACACACCCGCCAGCTGTGTGGTTCCCCCTCTTTCCTGACCCTTGGGACACACAAGCTTCCTAAACGCTGGAATTCAGCTAGGAGCAAGTTGGTTCTTCATCACGTGAGGTTCAAAAGCAGCAAGAAGAAAGGAGGCGCAAAGGTCgtacaggaagaggaagaagatgaTGAAAAGGACCTGGAGGACAGTGACTATGAAGATGAACCTGAGGATGACCCCAGTGTGCCAAAAGACTACAAAGACATAGAGAAATATGTGCAGTCCTTTCGATATGATGTTATCATGAAAGCTGGCCTTGACATAGCACGCAA CAAAGTGGAGGATGCATTCTATGGCAACAAGCTTTGGCTAAATGGACAGAAACTTGTCAAGAAAAGTAAATTG GTTAAAGTTGGGGACACCTTGGACCTGGTATTGTCAGAGAACAAAGAAACAGACACTGTCATGCTTTTGAGAGTCATCATTAAGAAGGAATTGGGTGAATCCAAGGATGGAGACCGGTACAAAGTTGTTCTGAGGCGCTGGAAAAACATAGAACTTCCCAAGCAGAATGCCTTTAAACAATGA
- the LOC139553423 gene encoding BEN domain-containing protein 3-like, whose protein sequence is MNSSDHRENSDGEMLEIEREPIQDIKTETDECTISETTEGPRRWYLGTSEATRKRTAKDMGCDAHNSELLQSTSGKRVRVSREAGRRLLRRLPEESTRPQSLCLTSAEKDPAQEKTIASYRKPLYSISHRITEKKHTSSLDQQAQHDGGVQLSYSNLLSPQLVNTGEHSRSEPLSALGAAGSMSSTDSNLYSLIEKMFFILNTLNSSMTQLHSKVDLLSLEVTRIKKQIKPSEMATEFQPPPEYLLTSEELSQLMEQTSNAGELGCRLLVHLFPELFKAKECTPGCIANKRTLDSLQLQLIRNYVKVCFPLVKNNNIWQDECLLQINNFFNRFWAQKDMESGPQSCGRQTITDLGLKAERNQPCHFINEGQEVHLELDSNSDHTNNKVVVPDLVFDTQEVGEDLDKLSSPEDFMFLVNRVFPEVFEEGKFLEGSVGKMILDSDRIEIIRKYMEANFPDVPEDSWLHVCVQHIEDAIEGYHNNSNGSEPENMNDESYDSTSLPDDVSIIKISDMCDYERPGRRSKKSLLVPVDFEQLEIPLPDFSVPQEYLLSREQLRNNYDCSLSIGNFASRLLVLTFPELFTYENTRKHYNCSGSLGKKQLDPVRVNLIRHYVQLLYPQAKNDRVWTLEFVGKLDERCRRRDTEQRRSYQQQPKVYAPELEQGPVDFVAACQVNQLNTEHLEDFEIPPLPPEKSSKDFCMIPLEELTVSIPDFPVPLVYLLSDTEVREIVQQSLSVGNFAARLLVRLFPELFTQENLRLQYNHSGACNKKQLDPVRLRLIRHYVEAVYPVEKMEEVWHYECVPSIDERCRRPNRKKCDILKAKRSNTVS, encoded by the exons ATGAATTCCTCTGACCATAGGGAAAACTCAGATGGCGAAATGCTTGAGATAG AGCGAGAACCCATTCAAGACATCAAGACGGAGACAGATGAATGTACTATTAGTGAGACAACTGAAGGACCCCGAAGATGGTACCTTGGAACTAGTGAGGCCACCAGGAAACGTACTGCCAAGGACATGGGCTGTGACGCACACAATTCTGAATTGCTTCAGTCTACCAGCGGGAAAAGAGTCAGGGTCTCTAGGGAG GCAGGGCGGCGCTTGCTGAGGAGATTGCCTGAAGAGTCCACGAGGCCACAATCCCTCTGCCTGACATCTGCGGAGAAGGACCCTGCCCAGGAGAAGACTATAGCCTCTTACAGGAAGCCTCTCTACAGCATCTCTCACAGAATCACAGAGAAGAAGCACACATCAAGCCTGGACCAGCAGGCTCAGCATGATGGAGGAGTGCAGCTAAGCTACAGCAATCTCTTATCCCCTCAACTGGTCAATACAGGGGAGCACAGCCGAAGTGAACCCCTCTCTGCCCTGGGGGCAGCAGGGTCCATGTCTTCAACAGACTCTAATCTATACTCCCTCATTGAGAAGATGTTTTTCATCCTCAATACGCTCAACTCAAGCATGACCCAACTGCACAGCAAGGTGGATCTACTTTCCCTGGAGGTCACTCGCATCAAAAAACAGATCAAACCCTCAGAGATGGCAACTGAGTTCCAGCCTCCTCCAGAATACCTGTTGACAAGTGAGGAGCTGAGTCAACTGATGGAGCAGACATCAAATGCTGGCGAGTTGGGTTGTCGACTGCTAGTACATCTCTTCCCAGAACTTTTTAAAGCCAAGGAGTGCACTCCTGGTTGTATCGCCAACAAGAGAACGTTGGATTCCCTACAGCTGCAGCTAATACGCAACTATGTGAAGGTGTGTTTTCCTCTGGTAAAGAATAACAACATTTGGCAGGATGAATGCCTATTACAGATTAATAACTTCTTTAACCGCTTCTGGGCTCAGAAGGATATGGAGAGTGGGCCACAGTCATGTGGGAGACAGACTATTACAGACTTGGGTTTAAAAGCTGAACGGAACCAGCCCTGCCATTTTATAAATGAGGGGCAAGAAGTGCACCTCGAATTAGACTCCAATAGTGACCACACCAACAATAAAGTAGTAGTGCCAGACCTTGTGTTTGACACTCAGGAGGTTGGAGAGGATCTTGATAAACTCTCCTCCCCTGAAGACTTTATGTTTCTTGTAAACAGAGTTTTCCCAGAGGTTTTTGAGGAGGGGAAATTCCTAGAGGGTAGTGTGGGAAAGATGATCCTGGACTCGGACAGGATAGAGATTATCCGTAAGTACATGGAAGCTAATTTTCCTGACGTCCCAGAGGATAGTtggctgcatgtgtgtgtgcagcacATAGAAGATGCAATAGAGGGTTATCACAATAACAGTAATGGCAGTGAGCCTGAGAACATGAATGATGAGAGCTATGACTCCACAAGCCTCCCTGATGATGTCTCTATCATCAAGATCAGTGACATGTGTGACTACGAGAGACCAGGTCGTAGGTCAAAAAAGTCGTTGCTCGTGCCAGTCGATTTTGAACAACTTGAGATCCCCCTACCAGATTTCAGTGTGCCTCAAGAGTATCTGCTCTCTAGGGAGCAACTGAGGAACAACTATGACTGTAGCTTGTCAATTGGGAACTTTGCCTCTCGCCTCTTGGTACTTACATTCCCTGAGCTCTTCACCTACGAGAACACACGGAAGCATTACAACTGTAGTGGCTCTCTCGGGAAGAAACAGCTTGACCCTGTGCGGGTCAACCTTATTCGCCACTATGTACAGCTACTATATCCACAGGCCAAGAATGACAGAGTGTGGACCCTGGAATTTGTGGGTAAACTGGACGAGCGGTGCAGGCGACGAGACACGGAACAACGGCGGTCGTACCAGCAGCAACCCAAAGTCTATGCTCCTGAGTTGGAGCAAGGGCCTGTGGACTTTGTGGCTGCTTGCCAAGTGAACCAGCTTAACACAGAGCACTTGGAGGACTTTGAGATCCCTCCACTACCCCCTGAAAAAAGTAGCAAAGACTTCTGCATGATCCCCCTGGAGGAATTGACGGTGTCGATTCCAGACTTCCCAGTGCCTTTGGTCTACTTGCTCTCAGACACTGAGGTGCGAGAGATTGTCCAGCAGAGCCTTTCAGTGGGAAACTTTGCCGCCCGCCTACTGGTGCGCCTCTTCCCTGAGCTCTTCACTCAGGAGAACCTGCGGCTTCAGTATAACCACTCAGGCGCCTGCAACAAGAAGCAGCTGGATCCAGTGCGTCTCAGGCTCATCCGCCACTATGTAGAAGCCGTGTACCCAGTTGAGAAGATGGAGGAGGTCTGGCATTATGAATGTGTGCCAAGCATAGATGAGCGATGCCGGCGGCCCAACCGCAAGAAGTGTGACATACTGAAGGCCAAGAGATCAAATACTGTGTCCTAG